One segment of Anopheles stephensi strain Indian chromosome 3, UCI_ANSTEP_V1.0, whole genome shotgun sequence DNA contains the following:
- the LOC118513908 gene encoding E3 ubiquitin-protein ligase lubel isoform X3 → MSNNRQSTTTQSNSMASSPSNRFRGRNMPAWVTESSDRVGPPPPPPPINNDPEYEVIDVANQQQYSNAPPPVPLKSPDIKRLTVMKCDLCGSVAPVVRCEQCDQNLFCVSCDDRYHRHPKRQTHVRKPIEPPAAVSPAPSMVKPPLPPKGEAGSSGPLPPPRRNKRPGSFHFPSPMFGRKQDQQTQHGVCPQGQPEQQQQQKPPPPPPSPALSLREKMNSLKRFIHPSNRPLPDPPENKIHSSNSSLDTVSKRSPSIGPNRSVSTTMEKIQSNTAATLDRMTLLQQRYRQHQEAMKSDGDRSRRASLTSNTDLQSSATESSNSFRNKPSGAFQHQQLQHQQHQQHQPIPSSQQLHSRWLNPPAPRIRSGSVASGINLLSVPGAPNGPGAGYVHDLTSSPGNSNAPSVSPIQHSEFGDAMPQMPSGPRSLSTFNLHQPPPPQPNMWGFNPLHQAQSMAHFNPMQWNQMNAWMGRGSQNGSNMSLNLPHGYPPQDPSGYPPAWGNAWNGMYPYPMGMMPMMPGVAMPPPRSRANSRSRAASPALSIKSRKSTMSMRNLNRNSFIDDLTDDEDSDDGFHRSRGRGGDRRRRERLNSTSSIDFDEPELQPAQSFVRASSVKHSRFNRERRPGAGSSARSLIDYPVSRKITAPAARYDREELTRDRFDKMSLSSPRKEPSDSFTNESDLEPEGRRGASNRSRSGNESISSPRKINSDSLTNDSDADFERRRQAKLKAAQNNLTASRRMTSDSHTNDSEPDQDRRKQQKSKAAPVPPATKKPIPSSDSDGREKQRRKSDTKSPSSKVVGAAPKKIPSDSHTPDTDGSEQRRRFASKQQRLRKNSSTEFIANESDEEKPAKKPEPEQIVNGLLEFRTISPTKSDSDEQRHLKTVEIKNIINDTRSEVEYDHTDIPEHSPPPPAPVTPDREWECEFCTYVNEPGVKICAICCKTATIGVVSGVARSESEPHTRSPPPDVVQETPQVTEVKLQIVPPQKPTNGKPPGETKKKDVDDEMDTEMDQVVGGEVVKSFSDGLKQETVEIPTDETDHVEKRIVKEKVSTGCGPSPPREIVEVRAMPATAEETLRVRASIGTSPPPQDMSTQTYDSFEQVRHEIATQHQSVDKSDSEPPQEQTQTTSALYKRSYSLATPQLLQVERPASRNSISSDTQSLPPSPHELSPQPGLQSSSRYHANQALHQTSHPSQPSAPSHRYGQQQDESLSYLDRAIHQIIQTAATQTLGATGRPAAVPEENMYRTFNDLRHIDSKAPVKITTLPAGSGQPKKPMVTMQSKAMDDHQDPEDAVPQLAREQSKEMQNGTTTKEEPSEMTLLLREAERYQFTAEELQAAMNHCGEKHPVQWLRSNWNKLIETVQTLATKYGHEKRENTIGTISTVEAREALKMHKGNIWRAITECIEQRQRKYREIASKGNFTREDIVTSLTAHHGNLELALVELSKTQLKPFLMRIWGPPSGADNDSGNLLLHQALQEDRTGISSEIQQFISAHVEQELLGVGSASEKPEQAPEQDLQSAKEDIEPELQELTEHENTAPATSSPPPEEDPREEVCEERATSASNTEILKDIEALIMQMERKQESTNGTVLRNIQQLLSQLVDAEPSSRSPSATSIRSQASDQRIMSKSPIPVRANSKPTPNHSPNPDRTIEDDVRDFVQENIQDILPNLVQQVRQELDAVKVNLRTKPKSLEDDIRETLMRAEYTENDYSNIHYFPFDKTDDTPVVFPERQPPTKVKTQQSSAPDEMDEYANIQKFLERAIRNEKTTTVFDQMKRSSYLIDSSSDEARQTAESTDYYDLVSINEKLMHLFTKAPSKELQPVQQIETEAKNSSNEERHASPHLVKNHASLANDQEELPQQAAQELTPPAEIAAEKKGVKKRRGSRIPVNKNNYLYRRPVKSSSESDFEVLVTNSKPIQASMVAIDHVAELRHVVDNIERIEHAIEVGDEVGEGEDPEDFEIINEPIYINLPPKRDSSEADNVVEPQQVVMHEPDSIAGAITDSSAVIDSVREEPKQLAVKDPVLESPNTAEEAPQQTINTDAVVISAPTVEEPKTQDSTSVVPSMVEEPPLQPSEPAITAVIQPVVEEPAKVEPQDLSLSSSNMSQDQPIKTNAAEEIQPVAEASISDIKAPNLPEQPQSEVIQVEKTLVEETPANPTTVIEPQPTASAPVTNDPVPDTSSILSEDNEEEDVIRHSSKLANNLSELVLDTKRLIQQMKDEINSDIATFNEDDAAYGEEYYEDEYEDEWEGEEEEEEEEEEWDSNEEYDVDENGDFYEYEDDDDDGSVMFSEMTIIDSANGKSRSVEQPPNEVIPVQEPPQMILPIINMAVVRENERNSASEVSDLPLDSDFNDAMSVIEQSVGELRNMLHLTEQALGPLELASSLHHASSVETLQNSPEQSEISEITLVPEIHNTTAGEESSDRTLVADENLPMTMKDVQTLMNAKAVIGGFIKIVQQIEQTGEERAMQEHVSLPEESPMVIYDSVKTSSTETTDNKPPSVIERNAVNGTNAILEEPIGTTDETQEQANAEASVFSAGPHNQMETAGSNSTEAPITQAVEDTARNPQLPTVTQGPVTPPQPQDVPEDVKLNQSLVNPAAPRTLSAEEHPVTDVINTQDHTNVSNETQSSPIVAPDESQNILSNQHAAPEYVNANALELAEANGPSSAIPDYATVFKAGAKLQVIEPAVEAADTTNQNPDNQDPITNRESEQTPGTAAEALETQRSTSNESEITSVASQGTSVLPIKEEPNVGERTAPEAVDSSATSSQEPHVTEETPAADVAERVVSNSQTENTISTTVPETTHKQQDPEDPANSSKTNTPVTDDHHTEAPITTASIAEQPSSELNTTHLLNGHAPDNRTQSRASSEEPSSSFVEIQPSQVIVHTPQTETLPPQVVPLEAPPRTTNIYQNVDIHPPASTTTTTPATTPIKSPPTRSKSKAPKLTVKVASAATSQSEDGASPTTPPTPTGQKANAKASKTKLESKKKSTTTTTTANASSPTADSTGRRPSLTRKKSIGGGVFGPVQTNTVKNMQKEFLNKAKESPKPSTSKVTPKPAKLVQPKAFTARASATPPASTSKAATPASEEASTSSARSTPGPSEPMPGSSRDTTYMCEKLLKKKYRETCFSDEYQTTDDEDESRMTITESERTIIKSLVKPYEPNSDPPEVQAKQLLEDGLVQTQAQAELAVQLIELRYARDNAIWAATQCHTIDEARDLLQKECELCLGVFPMNEIVSMLKCTHTCCLECAKEYFTQEITNRSITNCNCPYCKEPDLNGPDVTEDDVLEYFSNLDILLKNIVDEEVHDLFQRKIRDRTLTKDPNFKWCVHCSSGFFARPKQRRLVCPDCGSITCASCRKPWESQHEGLTCDKFAEWKEANDPELQAEGVQRHLQTHGISCPNCKFRYSLARGGCMHFTCTQCKFEFCYGCNKPFMMGAKCSVSPYCAKLGLHAHHPRNCLFYLRDKEPRDLQNLLLMNNVSFDTEPSEQMKQELTNGEGAIMKCPIPLQKETPAGLMDMICSADVPENHAGLCRTHYVEYLVGTVSKAQIDPLPILDLTDCVQELRRRGIPLPERGPWDTDEIYREMCQKLVKEKIPLDN, encoded by the exons ATGAGC AACAATCGACAGTCTACCACAACCCAGTCAAATAGTATGGCCTCAAGTCCTTCGAATAGATTCCGCGGCCGGAACATGCCTGCTTGGGTG ACCGAAAGCAGCGATCGTGTTGGTCCACCgcctccaccgccaccgatcAACAACGATCCCGAGTATGAGGTCATCGATGTGGCGAACCAGCAGCAATATTCCAATGCTCCACCTCCAGTACCGCTCAAGTCGCCAG ACATCAAACGGCTCACCGTGATGAAGTGCGATCTGTGCGGTTCCGTTGCGCCCGTCGTACGCTGCGAACAGTGCGACCAGAATCTGTTCTGTGTGTCCTGCGACGATCGTTACCATCGACACCCGAAACGCCAAACACATGTCAGAAAG CCGATCGAACCACCCGCGGCTGTGTCGCCGGCCCCGAGCATGGTGAAACCGCCGCTGCCACCGAAAGGTGAGGCCGGATCGAGCGGGCCACTGCCGCCGCCGAGAAGGAACAAGCGCCCCGGAAGCTTCCACTTTCCCAGTCCCATGTTTGGCCGCAAGCAGGACCAGCAG ACGCAACATGGAGTCTGTCCACAAGGacagccggagcagcagcaacagcagaagccGCCTCCACCGCCGCCGAGTCCCGCTCTCTCCTTGCGAGAAAAAATGAACTCCCTAAAGCGCTTCATTCATCCGTCGAACAGGCCACTGCCTGACCCTCCGGAGAATAAAATTCATT CTTCCAACTCATCCTTGGATACCGTCTCGAAACGTTCGCCTTCGATCGGGCCCAACCGATCCGTTTCGACCACGATGGAAAAGATCCAAAGCAATACGGCCGCCACCTTGGATCGTATGACGCTGCTACAGCAACGCTACCGACAGCACCAGGAAGCAATGAAGTCTGACGGAGATCGCAGTAGACGAGCGAGTCTTACGTCCAACACGGACCtgcag TCATCCGCCACTGAGTCATCAAACAGCTTCCGCAACAAGCCATCGGGTGCttttcagcaccagcagctccagcaccagcagcaccagcagcatcagccgATACCATCTTCGCAACAGTTGCATTCGAGATGGCTTAACCCGCCGGCACCCAGAATACGATCTGGCAGTGTTGCTTCGGGCATTAATCTACTGTCCGTCCCGGGGGCACCGAACGGACCGGGTGCAGGCTATGTCCACGATCTGACGAGCTCACCGGGCAATAGTAATGCACCGTCTGTCTCTCCTATACAGCACTCGGAGTTTGGCGATGCGATGCCGCAGATGCCTAGCGGGCCTCGAAGTCTCAGTACGTTCAACCTGCATcagccaccaccgccacagcCCAACATGTGGGGATTCAACCCGTTGCATCAG GCTCAGTCCATGGCACACTTCAATCCGATGCAGTGGAATCAGATGAATGCCTGGATGGGACGAGGATCGCAGAACGGGTCCAACATGAGTCTCAATCTACCGCACGGATATCCACCGCAGGACCCCTCGGGATATCCACCAGCGTGGGGCAACGCTTGGAATGGCATGTATCCCTACCCAATGGGTATGATGCCTATGATGCCAG GTGTCGCCATGCCTCCACCAAGATCCCGAGCGAACTCCCGATCGCGTGCTGCTTCACCGGCACTCAGCATCAAGTCACGTAAATCCACCATGTCCATGCGCAATCTCAACCGCAACAGCTTCATCGACGACCTTACCGACGATGAAGATTCGGATGATGGATTCCACCGCTCCCGAGGACGTGGTGGTGATCGCCGCCGCCGAGAGCGTCTCAACTCGACCAGCAGCATCGATTTCGACGAACCTGAACTACAACCAGCACAATCCTTCGTGCGTGCATCGAGTGTAAAACATTCGCGGTTCAACCGAGAGCGTCGTCCGGGGGCTGGATCCTCAGCTCGTTCGCTGATCGATTACCCAGTGTCGAGAAAGATCACGGCTCCGGCTGCTCGTTACGATCGTGAAGAGTTGACACGCGATCGCTTCGACAAGATGTCTCTTTCATCGCCCCGTAAAGAGCCATCCGATTCCTTCACCAACGAGTCCGATCTTGAGCCGGAAGGTCGACGTGGCGCCTCGAATAGATCACGCTCCGGCAACGAAAGCATCAGTTCACCGCGCAAAATCAACTCCGATTCGCTGACGAACGATTCCGATGCGGACTTTGAGCGTAGACGACAGGCTAAACTGAAGGCGGCTCAGAACAATCTGACCGCTTCGAGGCGCATGACATCCGATTCGCACACGAACGATTCCGAGCCGGATCAGGACCGTCGCAAACAGCAGAAGAGTAAGGCTGCCCCAGTACCTCCAGCAACAAAGAAACCCATACCAAGCTCCGATTCGGACGGGCGTGAGAAGCAGCGACGAAAGAGTGACACCAAGTCCCCGAGCTCCAAAGTTGTAGGTGCCGCGCCCAAAAAGATCCCCTCCGATTCACACACACCGGATACGGATGGATCGGAGCAGAGAAGACGTTTCGCCTCAAAACAACAGCGTCTGCGTAAGAACTCCAGCACCGAGTTCATCGCCAACGAATCGGACGAGGAAAAGCCGGCAAAGAAGCCCGAACCGGAACAGATTGTAAATGGACTGCTCGAGTTCCGTACCATCTCTCCAACGAAATCGGATTCTGACGAGCAGAGGCATCTGAAGACGGTCGAGATCAAGAACATCATCAACGACACCCGATCGGAGGTGGAGTACGACCACACGGACATCCCGGAACATTCACCACCTCCGCCAGCCCCCGTCACACCGGACCGTGAGTGGGAGTGTGAGTTCTGTACGTACGTCAACGAGCCCGGCGTGAAGATATGTGCCATCTGCTGCAAAACGGCCACGATCGGTGTGGTAAGCGGTGTGGCCCGGTCGGAGTCCGAACCACACACTCGATCACCGCCACCAGACGTTGTCCAGGAGACGCCTCAGGTTACCGAGGTGAAGCTGCAGATCGTACCGCCCCAGAAGCCGACCAACGGTAAGCCCCCAGGagaaacgaagaagaaag ATGTTGACGACGAGATGGACACCGAGATGGACCAGGTTGTTGGGGGCGAGGTTGTCAAGTCGTTTAGCGATGGGCTCAAGCAGGAAACAGTTGAGATTCCCACTGACGAAACTGACCACGTTGAGAAAAGGATTGTTAAGGAAAAGGTATCCACAGGTTGCGGTCCTTCGCCTCCGAGGGAAATTGTTGAGGTTCGAGCCATGCCAGCGACGGCAGAGGAAACATTGCGAGTCAGAGCTTCGATCGGGACATCACCACCTCCACAAGATATGTCCACTCAG ACATATGACTCATTTGAGCAGGTGCGTCATGAAATTGCCACCCAACATCAATCCGTCGATAAGTCCGACAGCGAACCGCCCCAGGAACAAACCCAAACAACGTCAGCACTTTACAAGCGATCGTACTCGCTTGCCACACCGCAGCTTCTCCAAGTTGAGCGTCCTGCAAGTCGCAACAGCATCTCGAGCGATACGCAG AGtctaccaccatcaccacacgAACTGAGTCCTCAGCCAGGTCTGCAGAGCTCGTCGCGGTACCACGCCAACCAAGCACTGCATCAAACGTCCCATCCGTCACAACCATCAGCCCCATCTCATCGCTACGGTCAGCAGCAGGATGAAAGCCTATCCTATCTGGACCGTGCCATCCATCAGATCATTCAAACGGCCGCGACTCAGACTCTCGGTGCTACGGGCCGTCCGGCAGCAGTTCCCGAGGAGAACATGTATCGCACATTTAACGATCTACGTCACATAGATTCGAAGGCACCGGTGAAGATCACCACACTGCCTGCTGGTAGTGGACAACCGAAGAAACCGATGGTGACAATG CAATCAAAAGCCATGGACGACCATCAAGATCCCGAGGATGCGGTGCCTCAGCTCGCGAGAGAGCAATCCAAAGAGATGCAGAATGGTACAACAACTAAAGAAGAGCCTTCGGAGATGACACTTCTTTTGCGG GAAGCAGAGCGATACCAATTTACCGCCGAAGAGTTGCAAGCTGCTATGAATCACTGTGGCGAGAAGCATCCGGTCCAGTGGCTTCGCAGCAACTGGAACAAACTGATCGAAACCGTACAAACATTGGCCACCAAGTATGGGCACGAAAAGCGAGAAAACACCATCGGCACCATCTCGACCGTGGAAGCTCGGGAAGCACTCAAAATGCATAAAGGCAACATCTGGCGTGCGATCACGGAATGTATCGAGCAGCGGCAGCGCAAATATCGTGAGATCGCCTCGAAGGGCAACTTCACCCGGGAGGACATCGTCACCAGTCTGACGGCGCACCACGGCAACCTTGAGCTGGCGCTGGTCGAGCTAAGCAAAACGCAGCTCAAACCGTTCCTGATGCGCATCTGGGGGCCACCGAGCGGGGCCGACAACGATAGTGGCAACTTGCTGCTACACCAAGCGCTCCAAGAGGATCGCACCGGAATCA GCAGCGAAATTCAACAGTTTATCAGTGCCCATGTGGAACAGGAATTGCTTGGAGTAGGATCAGCGTCCGAGAAACCAGAGCAAGCTCCGGAGCAAGACTTGCAATCCGCGAAAGAGGACATAGAGCCTGAATTGCAGGAGCTAACGGAACACGAAAACACAGCACCAGCAACGTCATCACCACCTCCGGAGGAAGATCCACGCGAAGAGGTATGTGAAGAACGCGCGACATCCGCTTCCAATACGGAAATATTAAAGGACATCGAGGCACTGATCATGCAAATGGAACGAAAGCAAGAGTCCACCAACGGAACGGTTTTGCGCAACATACAGCAACTGCTCAGCCAGCTGGTAGACGCCGAACCCAGCTCCAGGTCTCCATCGGCAACCTCAATACGATCGCAGGCAAGTGATCAGCGTATCATGAGCAAAAGTCCCATTCCCGTACGTGCGAACAGCAAGCCAACTCCGAACCATTCGCCCAATCCCGATCGAACCATCGAGGACGACGTACGTGACTTTGTACAGGAAAACATACAGGACATCCTGCCGAACCTGGTCCAACAGGTGCGGCAGGAGCTGGACGCGGTAAAGGTGAATCTACGGACGAAACCAAAATCATTGGAAGACGACATACGCGAGACGTTGATGCGGGCCGAATACACTGAGAACGATTACAGTAACATTCATTACTTTCCATTCGATAAAACCGACGACACGCCGGTAGTTTTCCCCGAGCGTCAGCCACCGACGAAGGTGAAGACACAACAGTCATCAGCTCCAGATGAAATGGATGAGTATGCCAATATTCAGAAATTTCTTGAACGTGCGATCCGAAACGAGAAAACAACTACCGTGTTTGACCAGATGAAGCGGAGCAGCTATCTGATCGATAGCAGCTCCGACGAAGCACGTCAAACGGCGGAGTCCACTGACTATTACGATTTGGTGTCGATCAATGAGAAGCTGATGCATCTGTTCACTAAGGCTCCTTCGAAGGAGCTTCAACCAGTACAACAGATCGAGACAGAAGCGAAGAATTCGTCTAATGAGGAAAGGCATGCATCTCCACATCTGGTCAAGAATCACGCTTCTTTAGCTAATGATCAAGAGGAACTTCCCCAGCAAGCTGCCCAAGAGTTAACGCCACCAGCAGAAATAGCAGCTGAGAAGAAGGGAGTCAAGAAACGACGAGGATCGCGCATTCCCGTCAACAAGAACAATTATCTCTACCGACGCCCTGTCAAGAGCTCTTCGGAGAGTGACTTTGAAGTACTGGTCACAAACTCGAAACCAATTCAAGCCTCCATGGTTGCTATCGATCATGTGGCGGAATTGCGACACGTGGTGGACAATATTGAGCGGATCGAGCATGCCATTGAGGTAGGAGATGAAGTCGGCGAAGGAGAGGATCCGGAAGATTTTGAGATCATAAATGAGCCTATCTACATCAATCTGCCTCCAAAGCGAGATTCTTCTGAGGCGGATAATGTGGTTGAACCACAACAGGTTGTAATGCATGAACCGGACTCGATTGCTGGTGCAATAACGGATTCCAGTGCTGTAATCGATTCAGTCAGGGAAGAACCTAAACAACTAGCAGTGAAAGACCCGGTACTGGAGAGTCCGAACACAGCTGAAGAAGCTCCTCAGCAAACAATCAATACTGATGCTGTTGTGATTAGTGCACCTACAGTAGAAGAGCCTAAAACGCAAGATTCTACATCTGTTGTGCCAAGTATGGTAGAAGAACCTCCTCTACAACCTTCAGAACCAGCTATTACTGCTGTTATTCAGCCAGTTGTAGAAGAACCAGCGAAGGTTGAGCCTCAAGATCTTTCTTTGAGCAGTTCGAATATGAGCCAGGATCAACCGATCAAAACAAATGCTGCCGAAGAGATCCAGCCAGTAGCTGAAGCTTCAATTTCAGATATAAAGGCACCAAATCTGCCAGAACAACCACAAAGTGAAGTGATTCAAGTAGAGAAGACTCTAGTAGAGGAAACTCCAGCTAATCCGACTACAGTAATAGAGCCTCAACCTACAGCTTCTGCCCCCGTTACAAACGATCCTGTCCCGGATACATCGTCCATATTATCAGAAGAtaatgaagaagaagacgtaATCAGGCATAGCTCCAAGCTCGCCAATAATCTTTCCGAGCTAGTTCTGGACACCAAGCGGCTCATTCAACAAATGAAGGACGAGATCAACTCCGACATAGCAACGTTCAACGAGGATGACGCAGCGTACGGGGAAGAATATTACGAGGACGAGTACGAAGACGAATGGGAAggcgaggaggaggaggaggaggaggaagaagagtGGGATTCCAACGAAGAGTACGATGTGGACGAGAATGGAGATTTCTACGAGTACgaagacgatgacgatgatggatCGGTAATGTTCTCCGAGATGACCATCATCGATTCTGCCAACGGAAAATCAAGAAGCGTCGAGCAACCGCCCAATGAAGTGATCCCAGTTCAAGAACCACCACAGATGATTCTGCCCATCATCAATATGGCGGTCGTAAgggaaaacgaacgaaacagtGCCTCGGAGGTGAGCGATCTTCCGCTGGACAGTGACTTCAACGATGCGATGAGTGTGATCGAACAATCGGTCGGTGAGCTAAGAAACATGCTACACCTAACCGAGCAAGCGCTTGGTCCTTTGGAACTTGCCTCTTCACTGCATCATGCTTCCAGTGTGGAAACGCTTCAAAACAGCCCAGAGCAGAGCGAGATAAGTGAGATCACCCTGGTGCCTGAGATACACAATACAACCGCGGGAGAAGAATCAAGCGATCGGACGCTGGTGGCGGACGAGAACCTTCCGATGACGATGAAGGATGTGCAAACGTTGATGAACGCCAAAGCAGTTATTGGAGGCTTTATCAAAATTGTACAGCAAATAGAACAAACTGGTGAAGAACGCGCGATGCAGGAGCACGTATCGTTGCCAGAGGAATCGCCAATGGTGATATACGATTCGGTGAAGACATCCTCAACGGAGACGACAGATAATAAGCCACCTTCTGTTATTGAGAGGAACGCTGTGAATGGGACGAACGCTATCCTGGAGGAACCAATCGGCACAACGGATGAAACACAAGAGCAAGCAAATGCTGAAGCGAGTGTTTTTAGTGCAGGCCCTCATAATCAAATGGAGACTGCAGGAAGTAATAGTACTGAGGCTCCAATCACTCAAGCTGTTGAAGATACGGCGAGGAACCCGCAATTGCCGACTGTTACCCAAGGTCCAGTAACACCTCCTCAACCACAAGATGTACCTGAAGATGTCAAGCTGAACCAAAGTTTAGTAAATCCAGCAGCTCCTCGTACACTCTCTGCAGAAGAGCATCCAGTGACTGACGTTATAAACACACAAGATCATAcgaatgtttcaaatgaaacGCAATCATCTCCGATTGTAGCTCCTGACGAATCCCAGAACATACTTTCGAATCAGCATGCAGCACCCGAGTATGTCAATGCAAACGCCTTAGAGCTGGCTGAAGCGAATGGTCCTAGCTCGGCCATTCCCGATTACGCAACAGTATTTAAAGCAGGAGCCAAACTTCAAGTCATTGAGCCTGCAGTAGAAGCAGCTGATACTACAAACCAGAATCCAGATAATCAAGATCCAATTACTAATCGAGAGAGTGAGCAAACTCCtggaacagcagcagaagcctTAGAAACACAGAGGAGCACTTCAAATGAATCAGAAATCACGTCAGTTGCTAGCCAAGGTACTTCCGTACTGCCAATCAAAGAAGAACCAAACGTTGGGGAGAGAACAGCACCCGAGGCTGTTGATTCTTCGGCCACGAGTTCCCAAGAGCCGCATGTAACGGAGGAAACTCCAGCGGCTGATGTTGCGGAACGTGTTGTTAGCAACTCACAGACTGAGAACACGATCAGTACAACTGTTCCAGAAACTACTCACAAACAACAAGATCCTGAGGATCCTGCAAACTCATCCAAAACCAACACACCAGTGACAGACGATCATCACACTGAAGCTCCCATTACTACTGCTAGTATAGCTGAGCAGCCTTCATCGGAGCTAAATACGACCCATTTGCTCAACGGACATGCACCGGACAATCGTACCCAATCTCGTGCCTCTTCCGAAGAGCCTTCATCCAGCTTCGTCGAAATACAACCATCACAGGTCATTGTTCACACACCCCAAACGGAAACTCTTCCACCACAAGTCGTTCCACTCGAAGCACCACCCCGCACCACAAACATCTACCAAAATGTGGACATTCATCCCCCCGCTtcaaccaccactaccaccccCGCTACTACCCCCATCAAGAGTCCACCCACCCGCTCAAAATCGAAAGCCCCCAAACTAACCGTTAAAGTTGCATCCGCCGCTACTTCGCAGTCGGAGGATGGTGCCTCCCCGACAACGCCACCAACTCCCACTGGCCAGAAGGCTAACGCCAAAGCTTCCAAAACTAAACTCGAAAGTAAGAAgaaatccaccaccaccaccaccaccgcaaaCGCCTCATCCCCCACGGCCGATTCGACCGGCCGTCGGCCATCGCTCACGCGCAAGAAATCGATCGGTGGTGGCGTGTTTGGACCGGTGCAAACAAACACGGTCAAGAACATGCAGAAAGAGTTCCTGAACAAGGCGAAGGAATCGCCCAAACCGAGCACGTCCAAGGTTACGCCCAAACCGGCCAAGCTCGTACAGCCGAAGGCGTTTACCGCCCGCGCGTCCGCTACACCGCCCGCTTCCACGAGCAAAGCTGCCACACCGGCCTCCGAGGAGGCTAGTACCTCCTCGGCTAGATCCACGCCCGGGCCGAGTGAACCGATGCCGGGCAGTTCGCGCGATACGACGTACATGTGCGAGAAGCtgctgaagaagaagtatCGCGAAACGTGCTTTAGCGATGAGTACCAAACGACCGATGACGAGGACGAAAGCCGGATGACGATCACCGAAAGCGAGCGCACCATTATCAAGAGCCTGGTGAAACCGTACGAACCGAACAGTGACCCGCCAGAA GTCCAGGCGAAGCAGCTGCTAGAGGATGGTCTAGTACAAACTCAGGCCCAAGCAGAGCTCGCCGTGCAGCTGATTGAGCTTCGATACGCCCGAGATAACGCGATCTGGGCCGCGACACAGTGCCACACGATCGATGAAGCGCGAGATCTCCTGCAAAAGGAATGTGAACTTTGTCTCGGTGTGTTCCCGATGAACGAGATCGTGTCGATGCTGAAATGTACGCACACTTGCTGTCTCGAATGTGCCAAGGAGTACTTCACGCAGGAGATCACCAACCGGTCGATCACCAACTGCAACTGTCCGTACTGTAAAGAGCCGGATCTGAACGGGCCGGACGTGACGGAAGATGATGTGCTGGAGTACTTCTCGAACTTGGACATTCTGCTGAAGAACATTGTCGACGAGGAGGTGCACGATCTATTCCAGCGCAAGATCCGCGATCGTACGCTCACGAAGGATCCCAACTTTAAGTGGTGTGTCCACTGCTCGAGTGGATTCTTCGCGCGGCCCAAGCAGCGACGTCTGGTCTGTCCGGACTGTGGGTCGATCACTTGTGCCTCGTGTCGGAAGCCG TGGGAATCTCAGCACGAAGGATTAACGTGCGATAAGTTTGCCGAgtggaaggaagcaaacgaCCCGGAACTACAGGCCGAAGGTGTTCAGCGTCATCTGCAGACGCACGGTATTAGCTGCCCGAATTGCAAGTTCCGCTACTCGCTGGCCCGTGGAGGTTGTATGCACTTTACCTGCACGCAATGCAAGTTCGAGTTCTGTTACGGATGCAACAAACCGTTCATGATGGGTGCCAAGTGTAGTGTATCGCCGTACTGTGCCAAGCTGGGGCTGCATGCCCATCATCCGAGGAACTGTCTGTTCTATCTGCGCGACAAGGAGCCTCGGGATCTGCAAAACTTGCTGCTG ATGAACAACGTGTCCTTTGACACCGAGCCTTCGGAGCAAATGAAACAGGAGCTGACGAATGGAGAAGGTGCCATCATGAAGTGTCCCATTCCACTGCAAAAGGAAACACCGGCCGGTCTGATGGATATGATCTGCAGTGCAGACGTACCCGAGAATCATGCCGGATTGTGCAG AACCCATTACGTTGAATATTTGGTCGGTACGGTATCGAAAGCGCAGATCGATCCGCTACCGATACTGGATCTAACCGATTGTGTCCAAGAGTTGCGCCGGCGCGGCATACCACTCCCGGAACGGGGTCCCTGGGACACCGATGAAATTTATCGGGAAATGTGCCAGAAg CTCGTTAAGGAGAAAATTCCTCTTGACAATTAG